A single region of the Enterobacter cloacae complex sp. R_G8 genome encodes:
- a CDS encoding carboxymuconolactone decarboxylase family protein translates to MKSVIAAAAMSLVISDFANAEETRGKTMMKIEPSAISEADIRSVSPALARFGREAITEDLWTRDALSPRDRSVVTVAMLIARNQPAELKHYIDVALDSGVTPAELSEIITHLAFYSGWPNAMSAVSVTKAVFESRGVTADALPDASPDLLPLNQQAEKQRSATVEKNVGPISPGLVKFTADPLFLDLWQRPALKPRDRSLITVSALIASGQSAQIGYHLNRAMDNGLSAEEAGEIVTQAAFYAGWPNAFTAAPVVGEVLSNRSSSKR, encoded by the coding sequence ATGAAAAGCGTAATTGCAGCGGCGGCCATGTCGCTTGTTATTTCTGATTTTGCTAATGCTGAGGAAACAAGAGGTAAAACTATGATGAAAATTGAACCTTCAGCGATTTCTGAAGCTGATATTCGTTCTGTCTCACCGGCTCTTGCGCGCTTTGGTCGAGAAGCGATTACTGAAGATCTGTGGACACGCGACGCCCTCTCACCCAGGGATCGTAGCGTGGTGACCGTCGCCATGCTGATTGCCCGCAACCAGCCTGCCGAGCTTAAGCACTATATCGACGTCGCTCTCGATAGCGGCGTGACGCCAGCGGAATTATCAGAAATCATTACCCATCTGGCCTTCTACTCAGGTTGGCCAAATGCCATGTCAGCCGTCAGCGTGACCAAAGCAGTATTTGAATCTCGTGGCGTCACGGCAGATGCACTTCCTGACGCTTCTCCGGACCTGCTTCCTCTCAATCAGCAAGCAGAAAAGCAGCGTTCAGCGACAGTGGAAAAAAATGTTGGCCCAATATCTCCAGGCCTGGTTAAATTTACTGCTGACCCCCTGTTCCTGGATCTCTGGCAAAGACCTGCACTGAAACCCCGCGACAGAAGCCTGATTACGGTCAGCGCGTTAATCGCATCCGGACAGAGTGCGCAGATTGGCTATCACCTCAACAGAGCGATGGATAATGGACTTTCTGCTGAGGAAGCTGGGGAGATCGTTACCCAAGCCGCGTTTTACGCTGGCTGGCCAAACGCATTTACCGCTGCTCCGGTTGTCGGAGAGGTATTAAGCAATCGCTCATCAAGTAAAAGGTAA
- a CDS encoding putative quinol monooxygenase codes for MLISSPVFATKLDAPDKRVMNLFELGVRPDRDKDFTDVARQTISASVDYEAGTLAMYALHRSDNPRQAFMVELYENQSAYRKHLNAEPYKAFAARAPDIIDRKNKITLEPQFVGDKHIIPDERTINNLVIVEVKPEFQTEFKNIVLPEMAESLKVEKGVLAMYAGTDSETPNRWYFYEIYASEEAYQLHRQTPHFRDYLRQTAHMSVSKDAIPVKPVFLRNKGGIKQEPHR; via the coding sequence ATGCTGATAAGCAGCCCTGTCTTTGCAACAAAACTGGACGCGCCGGATAAGCGAGTGATGAATCTCTTTGAGCTCGGCGTCAGGCCCGATCGGGACAAAGATTTTACAGACGTAGCCAGACAGACGATTTCCGCTTCGGTTGATTATGAAGCAGGTACGCTGGCGATGTACGCCCTGCACCGCAGCGACAATCCACGTCAGGCATTCATGGTCGAACTCTATGAAAACCAGAGTGCTTACCGCAAACATCTGAATGCCGAACCATACAAGGCATTCGCTGCCCGGGCACCTGACATTATCGATCGGAAAAATAAAATCACTCTGGAGCCCCAATTTGTGGGGGATAAACACATCATACCGGATGAGCGAACCATTAATAATCTGGTGATCGTCGAGGTAAAGCCTGAATTTCAGACCGAATTTAAAAACATCGTCCTTCCTGAAATGGCCGAGTCGCTCAAAGTAGAGAAAGGCGTGTTAGCCATGTATGCCGGTACAGATTCAGAGACTCCAAACCGCTGGTATTTCTATGAGATTTACGCCAGTGAGGAAGCGTATCAACTGCACCGACAAACGCCACACTTCCGTGACTATCTCAGGCAAACGGCGCATATGAGCGTCAGTAAGGACGCTATCCCGGTAAAACCGGTATTTCTTCGTAACAAAGGCGGAATCAAACAGGAACCGCACCGTTGA